One segment of Pleomorphomonas sp. PLEO DNA contains the following:
- a CDS encoding EAL domain-containing protein — MARQLAAATHPDGGIDITALLKVVGSTYESLETALNEASNANGTLNIGLAEQNARMSAALEAASEGVAVFDADDRVVLWNRRYLELYPELDGFLTTGRSFETMLRHSLDRGAYVDALGQEEAWLKARLQRHSLPSSVEEQHRADGRWIRVEESRLASGGWVGIRVDISEFKRREAASRLLFEDSPVPMYLFDFETLRFLAVNRAMIAHYGYTVHQFMNMSVLEMRPERCRPEALEAIRNWVDTQSGDRLFRHVKADGTEIEVEVFVRQQIHNGKPAVLATAIDVTERKRASDELEATREFLNTIVENVPAAMFAKDPISRKYIMLNQAGEQLFGCLRDAFIGKNSRQIFGERVAMAAESDEDLLLSGEASQLTTSETISTPNGTRLVTVTRMVVRKADGSPRFIVGVTMDVTEKRRAEEQIAYLSQHDGLTGLPNREAMMIRLADGIFAAMATQARFGLLSIDIDRFKTLNDLYGHAVADRVLKEAARRLVDIAGDGLVFRPSGDEFVVISNDPDQPNASRRLAALAQSVFAEDVVVDDKVIRVGISIGVATYPVDGDSGSMLLANAGAALYHVKSEARGYVRVYESKSDRLIRDRWALQADLGHALRNGELSLHFQPQAEIDGRIFGFEALMRWTHPTRGPISPDNFIPLAEESNLILDMSAWVLTEACRTAASWAHPLTVAVNLSPIQFQHGELPRLIQQTLFDTGLQPSRLELEITEGILLGDFAHIVSMLRRIKAMGVRIAMDDFGTGYSSLSYLQAFPFDKIKIDKSFIQSIGRTEQAKTIIRAVIGLCRGLGIPVIAEGVETEEQRSFLAQEHCTEIQGYIIGRPAPIQVYSEVVDRLDAARTI, encoded by the coding sequence TTGGCCCGCCAGCTCGCGGCGGCGACGCATCCAGATGGCGGAATCGACATCACGGCACTGCTGAAAGTCGTCGGATCAACTTACGAAAGCTTGGAAACTGCGCTTAACGAGGCTTCGAACGCAAACGGTACATTGAACATCGGATTGGCTGAGCAGAATGCCCGCATGAGCGCTGCGCTCGAGGCTGCGTCAGAGGGCGTTGCCGTTTTTGATGCCGACGACAGGGTTGTCCTCTGGAACCGACGCTATTTGGAACTTTATCCCGAACTTGACGGGTTTCTTACCACCGGCCGCAGTTTTGAAACGATGCTGCGCCACAGTCTCGATCGAGGCGCTTATGTCGACGCCCTTGGCCAAGAGGAAGCTTGGCTCAAGGCTCGTCTACAGCGGCACTCTCTGCCCAGCAGCGTTGAAGAGCAGCATCGTGCTGACGGACGCTGGATCCGAGTTGAGGAGAGTCGCCTGGCGAGCGGCGGGTGGGTAGGCATTCGCGTCGATATCAGCGAATTCAAGCGGCGTGAAGCGGCTTCCCGGTTGCTATTCGAGGATAGCCCGGTTCCCATGTATCTGTTCGACTTTGAGACCTTGCGATTTTTGGCTGTCAATCGCGCGATGATCGCCCATTACGGCTATACCGTCCATCAGTTCATGAACATGAGCGTCTTGGAGATGCGCCCGGAGCGTTGTCGCCCGGAAGCGCTAGAAGCCATTCGAAACTGGGTCGACACTCAGAGTGGCGATCGCCTCTTTCGGCATGTCAAGGCTGACGGCACGGAGATTGAGGTCGAAGTTTTTGTCCGACAGCAGATCCACAATGGCAAACCAGCGGTTTTGGCGACGGCCATCGACGTCACAGAGCGCAAGCGCGCCTCAGATGAACTAGAGGCGACACGCGAGTTCCTGAACACGATCGTTGAGAACGTGCCCGCGGCGATGTTCGCCAAGGACCCCATCAGCCGGAAATACATTATGCTGAACCAAGCCGGTGAGCAGCTGTTCGGCTGTTTGCGCGATGCCTTCATCGGCAAGAATTCCCGGCAGATCTTCGGCGAACGTGTCGCAATGGCTGCCGAGTCGGACGAGGATCTCCTTCTGTCAGGCGAAGCGTCACAGTTGACGACTTCTGAGACGATCTCTACCCCCAACGGCACCCGCCTCGTCACAGTGACCCGCATGGTGGTTCGCAAGGCGGACGGCTCGCCCCGCTTCATCGTCGGCGTAACGATGGATGTCACCGAAAAGCGGCGCGCCGAGGAACAGATTGCCTATCTTTCACAGCACGATGGACTGACAGGCCTGCCCAATCGGGAAGCGATGATGATCCGCCTTGCCGACGGCATCTTTGCCGCCATGGCAACCCAGGCGCGCTTCGGTCTACTCAGCATCGACATAGACCGTTTCAAAACGCTCAACGATCTCTATGGTCACGCGGTTGCCGACCGAGTGTTGAAGGAGGCGGCGAGGCGCCTCGTCGATATCGCCGGCGACGGGCTGGTCTTCCGGCCAAGCGGAGACGAGTTTGTCGTCATTTCCAATGATCCAGACCAGCCAAACGCCTCACGGCGGCTCGCAGCGTTGGCTCAGAGCGTCTTCGCCGAAGACGTCGTGGTCGACGACAAAGTCATTCGGGTAGGCATCAGTATCGGTGTCGCCACTTACCCCGTTGATGGTGACAGTGGGTCCATGCTGCTCGCCAACGCGGGCGCGGCTCTCTACCACGTCAAGTCCGAAGCGCGAGGCTACGTCCGAGTTTACGAATCCAAGTCAGACCGGCTCATTCGCGATCGATGGGCGCTGCAGGCAGATCTGGGGCACGCGCTTCGCAACGGGGAGCTCTCCCTTCACTTCCAACCTCAGGCGGAGATCGACGGCCGGATCTTCGGCTTTGAGGCGCTGATGCGCTGGACGCATCCGACCCGCGGCCCCATATCACCGGACAACTTCATTCCTCTGGCGGAAGAATCCAACCTCATTCTCGATATGTCGGCCTGGGTGCTGACAGAGGCTTGCCGGACCGCCGCGAGCTGGGCGCATCCGCTGACCGTCGCCGTCAACCTGTCGCCGATCCAGTTTCAGCATGGCGAACTGCCGCGGCTTATTCAGCAGACACTGTTCGACACCGGCCTTCAGCCATCGCGCCTCGAGCTTGAGATCACCGAGGGCATTCTGCTCGGCGACTTCGCGCACATCGTCAGCATGCTGAGGCGGATCAAGGCGATGGGCGTACGCATCGCCATGGACGATTTTGGTACAGGCTATTCCTCGCTGTCTTATTTGCAGGCTTTCCCTTTCGACAAGATCAAGATCGACAAGAGTTTCATTCAGTCGATCGGCCGTACCGAGCAGGCAAAGACCATCATCCGCGCCGTCATCGGCCTCTGCCGGGGCCTTGGCATTCCCGTCATCGCAGAGGGGGTCGAGACGGAGGAGCAGCGGAGTTTCCTGGCGCAGGAACATTGCACGGAAATACAGGGCTACATCATTGGTCGACCGGCGCCGATTCAGGTCTACAGCGAGGTCGTCGACAGACTGGACGCGGCGCGCACCATTTGA
- the treZ gene encoding malto-oligosyltrehalose trehalohydrolase, protein MPAEFGAAWRDGLVSFRLWAPDQTAIILAIDGREPLQMISEPEGWFTLTAAGPAGVRYRFLLPDGTAVPDPASRFQPEDVHGPSEVVASDGFRWTDASWRGLPWHEAVIYELHIGTFTPEGTFKAAISRLAYLKSLGISVIEVMPVGDFPGRWSWGYDGVLLFAPDSRYGRPDDFKAFVDRAHALGIAVLLDVVYNHFGPEGNYLPLLAPAHTELYATPWGEAIDYGCREVTSMRDLVLANVRMWIGEFHLDGLRIDAAHELRDIEPDHILSSIAEVARAAGGGRKIHLVLESARLETDRVSANGGFDGQWNDDLHHALHAAITGETDKDYADCAGRPEVLARALADGFQASDDENQPIASFPATSFVSFLQNHDQVGNRARGERISMLASQAACRAATAAYLLAPQIPMLFQGEEWAAGSPFPFFSDLAPTFAMAVRDGRIATFAVNSDNLLDPFDPATFAAARLDWSEHRLSLHARMLDWYRSILRVRRREVVPLCTGIRKNGRWSVDDGVIRVTWEADTTDLMLILNLASHRAALPGPVKGRLIWQEGRITDGRCSPWFVAWSMLRRGR, encoded by the coding sequence ATGCCGGCGGAATTCGGTGCCGCTTGGCGCGATGGTCTCGTCAGCTTTCGCCTGTGGGCGCCCGATCAGACGGCGATTATCCTGGCGATAGACGGCCGAGAGCCACTGCAAATGATTAGCGAGCCGGAGGGCTGGTTCACGCTGACCGCTGCTGGCCCAGCCGGCGTTCGTTACCGATTTCTGCTGCCCGACGGTACCGCCGTGCCTGACCCTGCCAGTCGCTTCCAGCCGGAGGATGTGCACGGGCCGAGCGAGGTGGTCGCATCCGATGGCTTTCGCTGGACTGACGCCTCCTGGCGCGGCCTGCCGTGGCATGAAGCGGTCATCTACGAGCTGCACATTGGCACATTTACGCCGGAAGGCACATTCAAGGCAGCTATCTCACGGCTTGCCTATCTGAAATCCCTCGGTATTTCGGTGATCGAGGTGATGCCGGTGGGCGATTTCCCCGGCCGGTGGAGCTGGGGCTACGATGGCGTATTGCTGTTTGCTCCGGACAGCCGCTACGGCAGGCCGGATGACTTCAAGGCCTTTGTCGACCGGGCACATGCGCTCGGAATCGCCGTGTTGCTAGATGTCGTCTACAACCATTTCGGCCCGGAGGGGAACTATCTGCCGCTCCTCGCCCCGGCTCATACCGAGCTTTATGCGACTCCCTGGGGTGAAGCCATCGACTACGGTTGCCGGGAGGTAACCTCGATGCGCGATCTCGTGCTTGCCAACGTGCGCATGTGGATCGGTGAATTCCACCTCGACGGCCTTCGCATCGATGCGGCCCACGAGCTTCGAGACATCGAGCCGGACCACATTCTTTCGAGTATCGCCGAGGTCGCGCGCGCCGCGGGAGGGGGCCGAAAGATTCATCTTGTTCTTGAAAGTGCCCGACTGGAAACTGACCGGGTATCTGCAAACGGCGGATTCGACGGACAGTGGAACGACGATCTCCATCACGCGCTGCACGCCGCCATTACCGGCGAGACTGACAAGGACTATGCCGACTGCGCAGGACGACCGGAGGTCCTCGCACGGGCGCTGGCTGATGGGTTCCAGGCCAGCGACGACGAGAACCAGCCAATTGCTTCCTTTCCGGCGACCTCCTTTGTGTCCTTTCTTCAGAACCATGATCAGGTAGGGAACCGAGCGCGGGGCGAACGCATCAGCATGTTAGCCTCACAAGCGGCCTGTCGGGCAGCGACCGCCGCTTACTTGCTAGCCCCACAAATTCCCATGCTGTTTCAAGGTGAGGAATGGGCGGCTGGATCGCCCTTTCCCTTTTTCTCCGACCTTGCCCCAACCTTCGCCATGGCGGTTCGGGACGGGCGGATCGCCACCTTCGCGGTCAATTCGGACAACCTGCTTGACCCGTTCGATCCTGCCACGTTTGCCGCCGCTCGGCTGGACTGGAGTGAGCATCGCCTGTCGCTCCACGCGCGCATGCTCGATTGGTATCGCTCCATTCTGCGCGTCCGCCGGCGGGAGGTCGTGCCACTTTGCACTGGCATCCGAAAGAATGGCCGTTGGAGCGTCGATGACGGTGTGATCCGCGTTACCTGGGAGGCGGATACGACGGATCTGATGCTGATACTCAACCTTGCTTCTCATCGGGCAGCCTTGCCGGGACCTGTGAAAGGCAGGCTCATCTGGCAGGAAGGGCGGATCACCGATGGCCGTTGTTCGCCTTGGTTTGTCGCTTGGTCGATGCTGCGGCGAGGCAGGTAG
- the rpiB gene encoding ribose 5-phosphate isomerase B: MSEKIKIVATSDHTGIDLRKAVIAHLEARGYAVEDVGPVSTESTDYPKWGEKAARVVLAGGAQLGIAICGTGFGISLAANKLAGIRCVVCSEPYTAKLSRLHNNANMLAFGARVVGVDLALMIVDEFLNAEFEGGRHARRVNMISELEAGRSVC, translated from the coding sequence ATGAGCGAAAAGATAAAGATCGTCGCCACATCAGACCACACCGGCATCGATCTCAGGAAGGCCGTCATCGCCCATCTTGAGGCCCGCGGTTACGCAGTCGAGGACGTCGGTCCTGTGTCGACCGAAAGCACCGATTACCCCAAGTGGGGCGAGAAGGCTGCTCGAGTCGTGCTAGCCGGTGGGGCGCAGCTCGGCATCGCCATCTGCGGCACCGGTTTCGGCATTTCTCTCGCCGCCAACAAGCTTGCCGGCATCCGTTGCGTCGTCTGCTCCGAGCCCTATACCGCCAAGCTATCGCGGCTGCACAACAATGCCAACATGTTGGCTTTCGGTGCCCGCGTTGTCGGTGTGGATCTCGCCCTGATGATTGTCGATGAATTCCTGAATGCCGAGTTTGAGGGCGGTCGCCACGCTCGTCGCGTCAACATGATTTCAGAGCTTGAAGCCGGCCGCTCGGTCTGCTGA
- the msrQ gene encoding protein-methionine-sulfoxide reductase heme-binding subunit MsrQ, translating to MAMARSPFVDRLTGWGIYVIGFMPAAASFWLGATGGLGADPVRAFEQTLGLWALRFLILTLAITPLRQLAGVNLLRFRRALGLLAFWYAAMHFSVYLTLDRGLIWSTIIPDIARRPFITLGFAALVLLVPLAVTSNRLSIRRLGKNWRLLHRLVYVAVSLAAVHYLLATKVLDLTQIIHVGLVVLLLGYRLVRGLMPRPERRRTA from the coding sequence ATGGCGATGGCTCGGTCGCCTTTTGTTGATCGTCTCACCGGCTGGGGCATTTATGTCATCGGCTTCATGCCGGCGGCGGCGAGCTTCTGGCTCGGCGCGACCGGCGGTCTCGGCGCCGACCCGGTTCGCGCTTTCGAGCAGACCCTCGGTCTCTGGGCGCTGCGCTTTCTCATTCTGACGCTCGCCATTACGCCGCTCCGACAGCTGGCGGGTGTCAATCTTCTGCGCTTTCGCCGTGCCCTTGGCCTCCTCGCATTTTGGTACGCGGCGATGCATTTCAGCGTCTACCTGACGCTCGATCGCGGTCTCATCTGGAGCACCATCATTCCCGATATCGCGCGGCGGCCGTTTATTACGCTGGGTTTTGCCGCTCTCGTGCTGCTGGTACCGCTGGCGGTCACGTCCAACCGGCTGTCAATCCGGCGTCTGGGGAAAAACTGGCGGCTGTTGCACCGGCTGGTTTACGTCGCCGTCTCGCTTGCCGCCGTCCATTATCTCTTGGCGACCAAGGTTCTCGACCTCACGCAGATCATCCACGTCGGGCTGGTGGTCTTGCTCCTTGGCTATCGCCTGGTGCGCGGGCTGATGCCGCGTCCCGAACGGCGGCGCACGGCTTGA
- a CDS encoding flagellin — translation MAMRVATFASSQSLLQAAMRIQVKEAEATTQQASGQVSDDYGGLGSKAGSVVSLQASVTRSKAYKEAANTASNRVETMYNSVGSILDDLSSLKATLASSTASSDTLQTSAKSALESVVSLMNTKLDGRYLFSGSAVDTEPVDIDSIEGSTATSQDELDYYQGDDQTASVRVSSSRVISYGVTANDDSFKQALWAISTIANGSTDSDSVTKAIDLLAKSIDGLSTVQTKLSLDSSDLKDAVSSQEDYQTDAADVISNLSEVDITTVAANMSNYEAQLEAAYAAIGKISKLSLSSYLS, via the coding sequence ATGGCCATGCGTGTCGCCACTTTTGCATCGTCACAAAGCCTGCTCCAGGCGGCAATGAGGATTCAAGTCAAGGAAGCGGAAGCCACGACGCAGCAGGCGTCCGGCCAAGTTTCGGATGATTACGGTGGGCTTGGCTCTAAAGCCGGAAGTGTTGTGTCGTTGCAGGCGTCGGTGACGCGCTCCAAAGCTTATAAAGAGGCAGCCAACACAGCCAGCAACCGTGTCGAGACGATGTACAATTCCGTCGGATCGATCCTCGACGACCTCAGCAGTTTGAAGGCGACACTTGCCTCGTCCACGGCCAGCTCCGACACATTGCAGACGTCTGCGAAGTCTGCGCTCGAAAGCGTCGTCTCGTTGATGAACACAAAGCTGGATGGTCGCTATCTCTTTTCCGGCAGCGCTGTCGACACCGAACCCGTGGACATCGACAGCATCGAGGGGTCGACCGCAACTTCGCAAGACGAGCTGGACTACTATCAAGGCGACGATCAAACGGCGTCGGTGCGGGTTTCATCGAGTCGCGTCATCTCCTATGGTGTGACGGCGAACGACGATAGCTTCAAACAGGCGCTGTGGGCCATATCCACCATCGCCAACGGTTCGACGGACAGTGACTCGGTGACGAAAGCTATCGACCTGCTGGCCAAATCCATTGATGGTTTGTCGACGGTTCAGACCAAGTTGTCGCTCGATTCGTCGGACTTGAAGGACGCCGTCAGTTCGCAAGAGGATTACCAGACCGATGCGGCGGACGTGATCTCCAATCTCAGCGAGGTGGACATCACCACGGTGGCAGCCAATATGTCCAACTACGAGGCACAGTTGGAGGCTGCATACGCAGCCATTGGCAAGATTTCCAAACTGTCGTTATCGAGCTATTTGTCCTGA
- the msrP gene encoding protein-methionine-sulfoxide reductase catalytic subunit MsrP — protein sequence MPTYRPPAIPASEITPRSVYLRRREFMGLMAGAGLALGTGGARAESPATVPLKTVPGPYKVDEPLTSREDVTTYNNFYEFGTDKADPSRYSGDFKPRPWTITVDGLVGKPQTFDVDKLIADLPVEERIYRMRCVEAWSMVIPWDGIPLKALLDKVEPQGSAKFVAFETVVRPKEMPGQSGYLQPMPWPYVEGLRLDEAMHPLTLLAVGLYGESLPNQNGAPIRLVVPWKYGFKGIKSIVRISLVETQPPNSWNSLQANEYGFFANVNPEVDHPRWSQATERRIGESGFFGSGRRPTLMFNGYSDEVASLYTGMDLRANY from the coding sequence ATGCCAACCTATCGCCCGCCCGCTATTCCGGCGTCCGAGATCACGCCGCGTTCCGTCTATCTGCGTCGCCGCGAATTCATGGGGCTTATGGCAGGGGCGGGATTGGCGCTTGGTACCGGTGGAGCCCGCGCCGAAAGCCCGGCGACAGTGCCGCTCAAGACAGTGCCTGGCCCCTATAAGGTGGACGAGCCGCTCACATCGCGCGAGGACGTGACCACCTACAACAACTTCTATGAGTTTGGCACCGACAAGGCCGATCCGTCTCGCTATTCGGGCGACTTCAAGCCGCGTCCATGGACGATCACCGTCGATGGGCTGGTCGGCAAACCGCAAACCTTCGATGTCGACAAGCTGATCGCCGACTTGCCTGTCGAAGAACGCATCTATCGCATGCGCTGCGTCGAGGCGTGGTCAATGGTGATCCCGTGGGACGGAATTCCGCTGAAAGCGCTGCTCGACAAGGTGGAGCCGCAGGGCTCGGCGAAATTCGTCGCTTTCGAAACGGTGGTGCGGCCTAAGGAAATGCCGGGACAGTCGGGCTACTTGCAGCCCATGCCTTGGCCTTATGTGGAAGGCCTGCGTCTCGACGAAGCGATGCATCCGCTGACCCTACTCGCTGTCGGCCTCTACGGAGAGAGCCTGCCCAACCAGAATGGTGCGCCCATCCGTCTCGTCGTGCCGTGGAAATATGGATTCAAGGGCATCAAGTCGATCGTCCGGATTTCACTGGTCGAAACCCAGCCACCCAATTCCTGGAATTCGCTGCAGGCCAACGAGTACGGTTTTTTTGCCAACGTCAATCCCGAGGTCGACCATCCGCGCTGGAGCCAGGCAACCGAGCGACGCATCGGCGAAAGCGGCTTCTTCGGTTCGGGCCGGCGCCCGACCCTGATGTTCAATGGCTATTCCGACGAGGTGGCGAGCCTCTACACGGGCATGGATCTTAGGGCCAACTATTAA
- a CDS encoding DMT family transporter — translation MSPTVDVGLSSRVDERILLAIALIAASTLLFAACDVGAKFIQPEASAEKIAWWRNLVYVIVAVPFALRREGRAVFRPRHLWLNILRGLAAICGTILFLLGLQHQQIPDATAISFVSPVFVMALSIVFLGEVVGTRRWLSALVGFSGVLIIVQPGTSSFHYASIFTLVAAFVGAFSTILTRKAARDSAETMMVWTSLIGLSVATVLVWPEIFQTSWHEFVFGMAGGLFFAIGQVCCVFAYRMAPASLLAPFSYLQMISATAVSFVVWGIVPGLTTTVGASLIVASGLYSLHRERMRARHRRAVPEL, via the coding sequence ATGTCTCCGACGGTTGACGTCGGGTTGTCGTCGCGCGTCGACGAACGGATATTGCTCGCCATTGCCCTGATCGCGGCCTCGACGCTGCTGTTCGCGGCGTGCGACGTTGGTGCCAAGTTCATTCAGCCCGAGGCCAGCGCCGAGAAGATCGCCTGGTGGCGAAATCTCGTCTACGTCATCGTCGCCGTGCCCTTTGCGCTGCGCCGTGAGGGAAGGGCGGTGTTTCGTCCTCGGCATTTGTGGCTCAACATTCTGCGCGGCTTGGCGGCGATCTGCGGCACCATCCTGTTTCTGCTTGGCCTTCAGCACCAGCAGATCCCAGATGCAACGGCGATCTCCTTCGTGTCGCCGGTGTTCGTCATGGCGCTATCGATCGTCTTTCTCGGTGAAGTTGTCGGTACCCGGCGCTGGCTCTCCGCCCTGGTCGGTTTCAGCGGCGTTCTGATCATCGTCCAGCCGGGAACGTCAAGTTTCCATTACGCTTCCATCTTCACGCTCGTTGCCGCTTTTGTCGGTGCCTTTTCGACCATTCTGACGCGCAAGGCGGCTCGCGACAGTGCCGAGACGATGATGGTCTGGACGTCGCTCATCGGCCTGTCCGTGGCAACGGTTTTGGTCTGGCCCGAGATCTTCCAGACGTCGTGGCACGAGTTCGTCTTTGGCATGGCCGGTGGCCTGTTTTTCGCCATTGGGCAGGTCTGTTGCGTGTTCGCCTACCGCATGGCGCCAGCGTCACTGCTCGCTCCTTTCAGCTATTTGCAGATGATTTCCGCGACCGCGGTTTCGTTTGTTGTCTGGGGTATCGTTCCTGGCTTGACGACCACCGTCGGTGCATCGCTGATCGTGGCAAGCGGGCTCTATTCCCTGCATCGCGAACGGATGCGAGCCCGGCACCGCCGGGCTGTTCCTGAGCTATAG
- a CDS encoding iron-containing alcohol dehydrogenase, whose product MENFTFLNPTKIIFGRDAEVSVGIETARYSRKILLHYGGGSIKASGLYDRVCASLKAAGVEWVELGGVKPNPRLSIVHEGVRLCKEHGLGFILAIGGGSAIDSAKAIAMGAVIESDVWDFYVGRGTPADALPIGTVLTIPAAGSESSDGTVITNEDGWLKRAVGGPFLYPRFSILNPTLCATLPPFQVACGAADIMSHLMERYFTNVKNVAFTDRLIEATMKTVTAQAPKVLANPDDYDAWAELMWAGTIAHNNLLNTGRVGDWASHDIEHEVSGIYDVAHGAGLAVVFPAWMKYVLRHDIDRFVQWAVRVWNVELDVFDKEATAREGIARLEAFFHKIGLGTTLASLGIHDDRIDEMARKGTNDDSRVLGNFVKLDSHAVADILRLAR is encoded by the coding sequence ATGGAGAACTTCACCTTCCTCAACCCGACGAAGATCATCTTCGGTCGGGACGCCGAAGTGTCAGTCGGGATCGAAACAGCCCGCTATAGTCGCAAGATCCTGCTCCATTACGGCGGCGGTTCCATCAAGGCTTCTGGCCTCTACGATCGCGTCTGCGCCTCGCTCAAAGCGGCCGGTGTTGAGTGGGTCGAACTCGGCGGCGTCAAGCCCAACCCACGCCTCTCCATCGTCCACGAGGGCGTTCGTCTCTGCAAAGAGCACGGTCTCGGCTTCATCCTGGCGATCGGCGGCGGTAGTGCTATCGATTCCGCCAAGGCCATCGCGATGGGGGCGGTCATTGAAAGTGACGTCTGGGACTTCTACGTTGGCCGGGGAACACCCGCCGATGCGCTGCCCATTGGCACCGTGCTCACCATTCCGGCCGCAGGTTCGGAATCGAGTGACGGCACGGTGATCACCAATGAAGACGGCTGGTTGAAACGCGCCGTCGGCGGTCCGTTCCTCTACCCACGCTTCTCGATCCTCAACCCGACTCTTTGCGCTACCCTGCCGCCATTCCAGGTTGCCTGCGGCGCCGCTGACATTATGTCGCACCTGATGGAGCGCTACTTCACCAACGTGAAGAACGTCGCCTTTACCGATCGGCTGATCGAGGCGACCATGAAGACCGTCACAGCGCAAGCGCCCAAGGTACTGGCCAACCCTGACGATTACGACGCCTGGGCGGAGTTGATGTGGGCCGGCACCATCGCCCACAACAACCTCCTCAATACCGGCCGCGTCGGCGACTGGGCTTCGCACGATATCGAGCACGAAGTGTCGGGCATCTATGACGTCGCTCACGGTGCCGGCCTCGCGGTCGTCTTCCCGGCCTGGATGAAATATGTCCTCCGTCACGACATCGACCGCTTCGTGCAATGGGCTGTACGCGTCTGGAATGTCGAACTCGACGTGTTCGACAAGGAGGCGACCGCTCGCGAGGGCATCGCCCGCCTGGAGGCCTTCTTCCACAAGATCGGCCTGGGAACGACGCTCGCCTCGCTCGGCATCCACGACGACCGCATCGATGAGATGGCGCGAAAAGGCACCAACGACGATAGCCGTGTGCTTGGCAATTTCGTTAAGCTCGACAGCCACGCAGTCGCCGACATCCTGCGCCTCGCCCGGTAA
- a CDS encoding O-acetylhomoserine aminocarboxypropyltransferase/cysteine synthase family protein, translating into MSKSLHPETLALHGGSFRADPSTGSVAVPIHQTTSYQFQDAGHAARLFGLEELGFIYTRIGNPTQDALETRIAEIEGGVAAVAVASGQAATTFSILNVASAGDNIVSSTDLYGGTWALLADTLRQLGIEVRFVDPTDPENFRKATDDRTRAYYAELLPNPKLNVFPVKEVADIGRPLGIPLIIDNTAAPLLSKPLKHGAAVVVYSATKYIGGHGTSIGGLIIDGGNFDWEAFPERQPLFNTPDPAYHGAIWSQAVKPLGPIAYAIRARVKLLRDIGAALSPFNAFQLIQGLETLPLRIRQHVANAEKVADYLTKQPNVTRVIYPKLQSGEFRRRADAYLEGGYGALIGFELKGGVEAGKKFIDALQLFYHVANIGDARSLAIHPASTTHSQLTAEEQLKTGVTPGYVRLSIGIEHPDDIIADLDQALAAASAPVAVAAE; encoded by the coding sequence ATGAGCAAGTCGCTACACCCTGAGACCCTTGCGCTTCACGGCGGTAGTTTCCGAGCGGATCCAAGCACAGGCTCCGTCGCCGTGCCGATCCATCAGACGACATCCTATCAGTTCCAGGATGCCGGGCATGCCGCTCGCCTGTTCGGGCTTGAGGAACTTGGCTTCATCTACACGCGCATCGGCAATCCGACCCAGGATGCGCTCGAGACGCGTATCGCTGAGATCGAGGGTGGTGTCGCCGCCGTTGCCGTGGCGTCGGGACAGGCGGCTACCACTTTCTCCATCCTCAACGTTGCCTCGGCCGGCGACAACATCGTTTCTTCGACCGATCTCTACGGCGGTACCTGGGCGCTGCTCGCCGACACGCTGCGTCAGTTGGGGATCGAGGTTCGCTTCGTCGACCCAACAGACCCCGAGAACTTCCGCAAGGCAACCGACGATCGTACTCGCGCCTACTATGCCGAGCTTCTGCCCAATCCCAAGCTCAACGTCTTCCCGGTGAAGGAAGTGGCCGATATCGGTCGCCCGCTCGGCATTCCGCTGATCATCGACAATACGGCGGCGCCGCTGTTGTCCAAGCCGCTCAAGCACGGCGCGGCGGTGGTAGTCTATTCGGCCACCAAGTATATCGGTGGCCACGGCACCTCGATCGGTGGCCTGATCATTGACGGCGGCAACTTCGACTGGGAGGCTTTCCCCGAGCGGCAGCCGCTGTTCAACACGCCGGACCCGGCCTATCACGGCGCAATCTGGTCGCAGGCGGTGAAGCCACTCGGCCCGATCGCCTATGCCATCCGCGCCCGCGTCAAGTTGCTGCGTGATATTGGCGCCGCGCTCTCGCCGTTCAACGCCTTCCAGCTTATTCAGGGTCTGGAAACGCTGCCGCTCAGAATCCGCCAGCATGTGGCGAATGCCGAGAAGGTGGCTGACTACCTCACGAAACAGCCGAACGTGACGCGCGTCATTTATCCGAAGTTGCAGAGTGGCGAGTTCCGCCGCCGCGCCGATGCCTATCTCGAAGGCGGGTACGGTGCGCTGATCGGCTTCGAGCTGAAGGGTGGTGTCGAGGCTGGCAAGAAATTCATCGATGCGCTGCAGCTGTTCTACCACGTTGCCAATATCGGTGATGCCCGGTCGCTGGCTATCCATCCGGCTTCGACGACGCACTCGCAGCTGACGGCTGAGGAACAGCTCAAGACGGGCGTTACGCCCGGCTATGTCCGTCTTTCGATCGGTATCGAGCATCCGGACGACATCATCGCCGATCTCGACCAGGCGCTCGCCGCCGCTTCTGCACCGGTTGCCGTCGCTGCCGAGTAA